One genomic region from Chelonia mydas isolate rCheMyd1 chromosome 25, rCheMyd1.pri.v2, whole genome shotgun sequence encodes:
- the NFILZ gene encoding NFIL3 like protein isoform X3: protein MEKKDARYWTKRRKNNEAAKRSRAKKCFNDLMLERRLMAMKKENLHLKAELMALKLQCGQVKNPISSQGHIFYSSSLSHFMPNFWHFKMGQITSPRAHPMPLNAGQEQDLLTKTSVGLIFSEGDQLPHPSGLGCGKAWIPEEIQGPGNKESMTSESCPSGRERTKNQGFGIKVSPDASTSTQDLFSTSCSVGLKSLPYRLQLKYIGNEDQESLSQRGQVQMASTQALRQELWMDPAPYRPLIPSLSSSQANASSRLIPTAGHWWSEKCSVCGTPSRPPLGSPALGSFSPFHFPLNSVSYQTGTEHL, encoded by the coding sequence ATGGAGAAAAAGGATGCCAGGTACTGGACCAAGAGGAGGAAGAACAACGAGGCTGCTAAGCGCTCCAGAGCTAAGAAGTGCTTCAATGACTTGATGCTGGAAAGGAGGCTCATGGCCATGAAGAAAGAGAACTTGCACCTGAAGGCAGAGCTGATGGCTCTGAAGCTGCAATGCGGGCAAGTGAAGAACCCAATCTCCTCGCAGGGTCACATATTTTACAGCAGCTCCTTGTCCCATTTCATGCCCAATTTTTGGCATTTCAAGATGGGCCAAATCACATCACCCAGGGCTCACCCAATGCCCCTCAATGCAGGCCAGGAACAAGATTTACTGACcaagacttcagtgggactcatcTTTTCAGAAGGAGATCAGCTCCCACACCCTTCGGGCTTAGGCTGTGGGAAGGCTTGGATACCTGAGGAGATACAAGGCCCAGGGAATAAGGAGTCCATGACCTCCGAGAGCTGCCCTTCAGGGCGTGAGAGAACCAAGAATCAAGGCTTCGGGATCAAAGTGAGCCCTGATGCATCTACCTCCACCCAGGATCTCTTTAGTACCAGCTGCAGTGTGGGACTCAAAAGCCTTCCCTACAGGCTTCAGTTAAAATATATAGGAAATGAAGACCAGGAGTCCCTCAGCCAGAGAGGTCAGGTGCAAATGGCATCCACTCAAGCCTTAAGGCAAGAGCTCTGGATGGATCCTGCCCCATACAGACCTCTAATCCCAAGCCTGTCATCGTCCCAGGCCAATGCTTCCAGCAGGCTGATCCCCACAGCTGGACATTGGTGGAGCGAAAAGTGTAGTGTCTGTGGAACACCCAGCAGGCCTCCCCTGGGGTCCCCTGCTCTGGGCTCCTTCAGCCCATTTCACTTCCCCTTAAATAGCGTGAGCTACCAAACAGGTACAgagcacctttga
- the NFILZ gene encoding NFIL3 like protein isoform X2, with protein sequence MKIHVKSYNTLHSQSTDRLQSSLQSILGIRVKRRLPVASFTRRKQEFTPMEKKDARYWTKRRKNNEAAKRSRAKKCFNDLMLERRLMAMKKENLHLKAELMALKLQCGQVKNPISSQGHIFYSSSLSHFMPNFWHFKMGQITSPRAHPMPLNAGQEQDLLTKTSVGLIFSEGDQLPHPSGLGCGKAWIPEEIQGPGNKESMTSESCPSGRERTKNQGFGIKVSPDASTSTQDLFSTSCSVGLKSLPYRLQLKYIGNEDQESLSQRGQVQMASTQALRQELWMDPAPYRPLIPSLSSSQANASSRLIPTAGHWWSEKCSVCGTPSRPPLGSPALGSFSPFHFPLNSVSYQTGTEHL encoded by the exons ATGAAAATCCATGTGAAATCTTATAACACTTTGCATTCACAAAGCACCGATAGACtccaaagcagtttacaaag CATCCTGGGGATCAGGGTCAAGAGGAGGCTGCCTGTGGCCAGCTTCACAAGACGGAAACAAGAGTTCACCCCCATGGAGAAAAAGGATGCCAGGTACTGGACCAAGAGGAGGAAGAACAACGAGGCTGCTAAGCGCTCCAGAGCTAAGAAGTGCTTCAATGACTTGATGCTGGAAAGGAGGCTCATGGCCATGAAGAAAGAGAACTTGCACCTGAAGGCAGAGCTGATGGCTCTGAAGCTGCAATGCGGGCAAGTGAAGAACCCAATCTCCTCGCAGGGTCACATATTTTACAGCAGCTCCTTGTCCCATTTCATGCCCAATTTTTGGCATTTCAAGATGGGCCAAATCACATCACCCAGGGCTCACCCAATGCCCCTCAATGCAGGCCAGGAACAAGATTTACTGACcaagacttcagtgggactcatcTTTTCAGAAGGAGATCAGCTCCCACACCCTTCGGGCTTAGGCTGTGGGAAGGCTTGGATACCTGAGGAGATACAAGGCCCAGGGAATAAGGAGTCCATGACCTCCGAGAGCTGCCCTTCAGGGCGTGAGAGAACCAAGAATCAAGGCTTCGGGATCAAAGTGAGCCCTGATGCATCTACCTCCACCCAGGATCTCTTTAGTACCAGCTGCAGTGTGGGACTCAAAAGCCTTCCCTACAGGCTTCAGTTAAAATATATAGGAAATGAAGACCAGGAGTCCCTCAGCCAGAGAGGTCAGGTGCAAATGGCATCCACTCAAGCCTTAAGGCAAGAGCTCTGGATGGATCCTGCCCCATACAGACCTCTAATCCCAAGCCTGTCATCGTCCCAGGCCAATGCTTCCAGCAGGCTGATCCCCACAGCTGGACATTGGTGGAGCGAAAAGTGTAGTGTCTGTGGAACACCCAGCAGGCCTCCCCTGGGGTCCCCTGCTCTGGGCTCCTTCAGCCCATTTCACTTCCCCTTAAATAGCGTGAGCTACCAAACAGGTACAgagcacctttga
- the NFILZ gene encoding NFIL3 like protein isoform X1, whose translation MSHPSDHAVGNCDSAALAPDSTVGDDAPQRDLICFPHPAFLPHSILGIRVKRRLPVASFTRRKQEFTPMEKKDARYWTKRRKNNEAAKRSRAKKCFNDLMLERRLMAMKKENLHLKAELMALKLQCGQVKNPISSQGHIFYSSSLSHFMPNFWHFKMGQITSPRAHPMPLNAGQEQDLLTKTSVGLIFSEGDQLPHPSGLGCGKAWIPEEIQGPGNKESMTSESCPSGRERTKNQGFGIKVSPDASTSTQDLFSTSCSVGLKSLPYRLQLKYIGNEDQESLSQRGQVQMASTQALRQELWMDPAPYRPLIPSLSSSQANASSRLIPTAGHWWSEKCSVCGTPSRPPLGSPALGSFSPFHFPLNSVSYQTGTEHL comes from the coding sequence ATGTCCCATCCCAGTGATCATGCTGTGGGGAACTGTGATTCTGCCGCTCTGGCTCCTGACAGCACGGTGGGAGACGATGCCCCCCAAAGGGACCTCATTTGTTTCCCACATCCTGCCTTTCTTCCCCACAGCATCCTGGGGATCAGGGTCAAGAGGAGGCTGCCTGTGGCCAGCTTCACAAGACGGAAACAAGAGTTCACCCCCATGGAGAAAAAGGATGCCAGGTACTGGACCAAGAGGAGGAAGAACAACGAGGCTGCTAAGCGCTCCAGAGCTAAGAAGTGCTTCAATGACTTGATGCTGGAAAGGAGGCTCATGGCCATGAAGAAAGAGAACTTGCACCTGAAGGCAGAGCTGATGGCTCTGAAGCTGCAATGCGGGCAAGTGAAGAACCCAATCTCCTCGCAGGGTCACATATTTTACAGCAGCTCCTTGTCCCATTTCATGCCCAATTTTTGGCATTTCAAGATGGGCCAAATCACATCACCCAGGGCTCACCCAATGCCCCTCAATGCAGGCCAGGAACAAGATTTACTGACcaagacttcagtgggactcatcTTTTCAGAAGGAGATCAGCTCCCACACCCTTCGGGCTTAGGCTGTGGGAAGGCTTGGATACCTGAGGAGATACAAGGCCCAGGGAATAAGGAGTCCATGACCTCCGAGAGCTGCCCTTCAGGGCGTGAGAGAACCAAGAATCAAGGCTTCGGGATCAAAGTGAGCCCTGATGCATCTACCTCCACCCAGGATCTCTTTAGTACCAGCTGCAGTGTGGGACTCAAAAGCCTTCCCTACAGGCTTCAGTTAAAATATATAGGAAATGAAGACCAGGAGTCCCTCAGCCAGAGAGGTCAGGTGCAAATGGCATCCACTCAAGCCTTAAGGCAAGAGCTCTGGATGGATCCTGCCCCATACAGACCTCTAATCCCAAGCCTGTCATCGTCCCAGGCCAATGCTTCCAGCAGGCTGATCCCCACAGCTGGACATTGGTGGAGCGAAAAGTGTAGTGTCTGTGGAACACCCAGCAGGCCTCCCCTGGGGTCCCCTGCTCTGGGCTCCTTCAGCCCATTTCACTTCCCCTTAAATAGCGTGAGCTACCAAACAGGTACAgagcacctttga